One Enterobacter asburiae genomic window, GGGGCTGCTGCACCGTAAAGGGCTGCACGCCTATACCCACGCCACGCTGGTGTCGCCCGTGCATCTAAAAGAAGATCTGGCCCTGACCCGCAAGCGCGGCTATTCGTTTGATGATGAAGAACATGCCCTGGGCCTGCGCTGCCTCGCGGCCTGCATTTTTGACGAGCACCGCGAGCCGTTTGCCGCGATCTCCATATCCGGTCCGATTTCGCGCATGACCGATGACCGCGTGACAGAACTGGGTGCGCTGGTGATTAAGGCGGCGAAAGAGGTGACGCTGGCGTACGGTGGGATTCGTTGAGATCGCTTTGCCGGGTGGCGGCTTCGCCTTACCCGGCCTACATGATGTCCTCTGAAAACCTGATGCTAAACCTCTGCTTGCGGCGGTAGGCGTACACATCTTCGACATGCCCGTTTTTGATCCGCGTTTGCAGTCCGCGCCAGTAGCTGGCACGGAACAGGTCCTCATGCATCTCTTCGAATAGCGGCCCGATGCGCGGGTCGGCGCACAGCCAATGGCGAAACTCCTCCGGAAACACATCGCCCGGCGAGACGCTGTACCACGGCTCGCCGGAAAGCTCATCTTCCGGGTAGCGGGGCGGCGGGATATCGCGGAAGTTCACCTCGGTCATGTAGCAAATTTCGTCGTAGTCGTAGAACACCACCCGCCCGTGGCGGGTGACGCCGAAGTTTTTAAACAGCATATCCCCCGGGAAGATATTGGCGGCGGCAAGCTGGCGAATTGCGTTCCCGTACTCTTCAATGGCATCACGCAGCGCCTGACCGTCGGACTGTTCCAGCCAGATATTGAGCGGCACCATGCGGCGTTCAATGTAGAGATGGCTTATCACGATTTTGTCGCCATGATCGGTGATTTTGCCGGAGGCTTCCTGCAGTAAAAGCGTCATGAGCGCCGGATCGATCTGCTGCTTATCCAGCACAAAGTTTTCGAATTCCTGGGTATCCGCCATGCGTCCGACGCGATCGTGCTCTTTAACCAGCTGGTAGCAGGCGCGAACATGGGCTGCGGTCATCTCTTTCTGTGGCGCAAACCTGTCTTTAATCACCTTAAATACGCGGTCAAAGCCCGGAAGCGTAAACACCAGCATTACCATGCCGCGAATGCCGGGCGCTTCGATGAACTGCTCATCCGCCGTGGTGACATAGCGCAGGTACTCCCGGTAGCTTTCCGTCTTGGCGTGCTTCTGGCAGCCAATCGCCATATACAGCTCGGCGGTGGTTTTGCCCGGCAGGATCTCGCGCAGCCACTCCACCAGGGCGGCAGGCAGCGGGGCGTACACCATGAAATAGGAGCGGGCGAAGCCAAACACGATGCTGGCCTCGGCGCCAGTGGTCAGGCAGGTATCGACAAACAGTTCCCCGTCGTCGGTACGGTGAATGGGCAGCAGAAACGGCACAATGGCGGTCGGCGTAACCAGTTTGCCCACCAGCCAGGCGGCTTTATTACGGTAGAAAAGCTCGTTGGCAACCTGCAAATGGCTGTGGCTAAGCACCTCCGCGCCGAAGGTTTCGTTGAGATGGGTGTG contains:
- the aceK gene encoding bifunctional isocitrate dehydrogenase kinase/phosphatase, coding for MSRGLELLIAQTILQGFDAQYGRFLEVTSGAQQRFEHADWHAVQQAMKQRIHLYDHHVGLVVEQLRCITDGKSPDAEFLLRVKEHYTHLLPDYPRFEIAESFFNSVYCRLFDHRSLSPERLFIFSSQPERRFRTIPRPLAKDFFPDRGWEKLLHRVLTDLPLRLPWENKARDIGYIHTHLNETFGAEVLSHSHLQVANELFYRNKAAWLVGKLVTPTAIVPFLLPIHRTDDGELFVDTCLTTGAEASIVFGFARSYFMVYAPLPAALVEWLREILPGKTTAELYMAIGCQKHAKTESYREYLRYVTTADEQFIEAPGIRGMVMLVFTLPGFDRVFKVIKDRFAPQKEMTAAHVRACYQLVKEHDRVGRMADTQEFENFVLDKQQIDPALMTLLLQEASGKITDHGDKIVISHLYIERRMVPLNIWLEQSDGQALRDAIEEYGNAIRQLAAANIFPGDMLFKNFGVTRHGRVVFYDYDEICYMTEVNFRDIPPPRYPEDELSGEPWYSVSPGDVFPEEFRHWLCADPRIGPLFEEMHEDLFRASYWRGLQTRIKNGHVEDVYAYRRKQRFSIRFSEDIM